The following are encoded in a window of Castanea sativa cultivar Marrone di Chiusa Pesio chromosome 9, ASM4071231v1 genomic DNA:
- the LOC142609922 gene encoding 3'-5' exonuclease-like, with translation MAMSIFDHEVNQDTHDLFEVTLESDHIQTLVTHTPQMVDSWISDIYRIHRRRLHRLIVGLDVEWRPSFNRNIENPVATLQLCVGRRCLIFQLIYATHFPNSLIEFLGDEVFTFVGVGIESDVEKLLDDYDLKVGNVVDLRGLAVDRLGNRDLKNAGLKGLARAVLGLEVHKPRHVTLSRWDNEWLEYNQIQYACVDAFLSFEIGRSLNAA, from the coding sequence ATGGCTATGAGCATTTTCGACCACGAAGTGAACCAAGACACCCATGACCTCTTCGAAGTAACGCTCGAGTCCGACCACATCCAGACCCTCGTCACCCACACTCCCCAAATGGTCGACTCCTGGATCTCCGACATCTACCGCATCCACCGCCGCCGTCTCCACCGCCTCATCGTCGGCCTCGACGTCGAGTGGCGACCCAGTTTCAACCGCAACATCGAAAACCCAGTTGCCACTCTCCAACTCTGCGTGGGTCGACGCTGCCTCATCTTCCAACTCATCTACGCCACTCACTTCCCCAACTCGCTCATCGAGTTTCTCGGCGACGAGGTTTTCACTTTTGTGGGAGTTGGGATTGAGAGCGATGTGGAGAAACTGTTGGATGATTATGATTTGAAAGTTGGGAATGTGGTTGACCTGCGTGGACTCGCTGTGGACCGGTTGGGGAACAGGGATTTGAAGAATGCTGGGTTGAAGGGTTTGGCTCGAGCTGTGCTTGGACTCGAGGTGCATAAGCCAAGGCATGTGACTTTGAGTCGGTGGGACAATGAGTGGCTCGAGTATAATCAGATTCAGTATGCTTGTGTTGATGCTTTCCTGTCTTTTGAGATTGGCAGGAGCTTGAATGCTGCCTag